From Williamwhitmania taraxaci, a single genomic window includes:
- a CDS encoding DUF721 domain-containing protein, translated as MMRNSNSKPIHEIIKELIKQQHLQPGLDTAKVILAWPEVMGLNVAKETLKVSIHNRILYVSLRSAIVRSELMMLRTDIVAALNRKVGYSIIDNVVLR; from the coding sequence ATGATGAGGAATAGCAATAGCAAGCCTATACATGAGATTATAAAGGAGCTTATTAAGCAGCAGCACCTGCAGCCGGGATTGGATACAGCTAAGGTTATACTTGCTTGGCCTGAAGTAATGGGGCTTAATGTTGCAAAGGAAACGCTTAAAGTCTCCATTCACAATCGCATTCTCTACGTCAGCCTAAGGTCGGCAATTGTACGCTCCGAACTGATGATGCTTCGAACCGATATTGTTGCCGCCTTAAACCGAAAAGTAGGTTATAGCATTATCGATAATGTTGTTTTGCGCTAG
- the ndk gene encoding nucleoside-diphosphate kinase has protein sequence MNGNITFSMIKPTATQNNHTGHIINMITNAGFHVIAIKMLHLSKDQAKAFYGVHEGKEFFERLIDFMSSGPIVAMVLKKENAVEDYRKLMGATDPAKAAEGTIRKLYATSMTMNAVHGSDSDENASLESRFFFSDFEVFKQL, from the coding sequence ATGAACGGGAACATTACCTTTTCGATGATTAAGCCAACGGCTACTCAGAACAATCACACTGGGCACATTATCAATATGATAACCAATGCTGGCTTTCATGTTATAGCCATTAAAATGTTACATTTAAGCAAAGATCAGGCCAAGGCTTTTTATGGCGTACATGAAGGCAAAGAGTTTTTTGAGCGGCTAATCGACTTTATGTCGTCAGGACCGATTGTTGCCATGGTGCTAAAAAAAGAGAATGCAGTGGAAGATTATCGCAAACTTATGGGCGCTACCGACCCTGCGAAGGCTGCAGAAGGCACAATCCGAAAACTATACGCTACCAGCATGACCATGAATGCGGTTCATGGCTCTGATAGCGATGAGAATGCTTCATTGGAATCCAGATTCTTCTTCTCCGATTTTGAGGTTTTCAAGCAGCTCTAG